In Crinalium epipsammum PCC 9333, the following are encoded in one genomic region:
- a CDS encoding TolB family protein: MGKFTFKLAIRQLINLSLGLSLVSLFSACSQVRNTTAPEILNSRYTDEQPVLSGNGRYVAFVSNRDGRRKLLMYDLQQRQFVDLPGLNKAEAIAETPSLSRNGRYLVYISSEQGRPELELYDRSTRSAQVLSNGYRGWVRNPSISPDGRYISFESSSRGQWDIEVLDRGTNIELDISDGSRR; encoded by the coding sequence GTGGGCAAATTCACTTTCAAATTGGCAATCCGCCAGTTAATCAATTTAAGTTTGGGGTTGAGTCTGGTAAGTTTATTTTCAGCTTGTAGTCAAGTAAGAAATACAACTGCGCCAGAAATTCTCAATAGTCGCTATACAGATGAGCAACCAGTTTTAAGCGGTAATGGTCGCTATGTTGCTTTTGTATCTAACAGAGATGGTAGGCGCAAACTGCTGATGTATGACTTGCAGCAACGGCAGTTTGTAGATTTACCAGGATTAAATAAAGCGGAGGCGATCGCAGAAACTCCTAGTCTTAGTCGTAATGGTAGATATCTTGTTTACATCTCTAGTGAGCAAGGACGACCAGAATTAGAACTTTACGATCGCAGCACCAGATCTGCACAAGTTCTTAGCAACGGTTATCGTGGTTGGGTGCGTAATCCTAGTATTAGTCCTGATGGTCGCTATATTTCGTTTGAAAGTAGTAGTCGCGGTCAATGGGATATTGAAGTGCTAGACAGGGGAACTAATATTGAGCTAGATATTTCTGATGGTAGCCGACGCTAA
- a CDS encoding trypsin-like peptidase domain-containing protein encodes MSSKYLRFGTSGILAAIAAIGVNGINAIAPVDLLDSSHFSNPQSNNAFAQDADEQVNIRVYKRASPAVVSVSAGNATGSGSIISSDGLVLTNAHVVQNARSTLTVILADGRRLPADIVAFGNNGLDLAVLKIRGQKNLPTISFARSNSVQVGQRAFAIGNPFGQFQGTFTTGIVSRIDQQRGLIQTDAAINPGNSGGPLLNGQGELIGVNTAIFTNGNTGGNIGLGFAISTDRIQPFLTAVRQGTAARTAQRAQPTTGSQTAKALPLNGATIRGFLGKGNNILPVDNSFFEIYSFQGQAGQRVQIDMVSQEIDPFLILIAPNRSQLAQDDNGGGSKNARIVGKLPIAGTYFVIANSYKGGQAGNYQIRGIANAGTATNQVQPQGSILRQTGILGSDAPRLPDGSPYRAYSFQGRAGQAVTITLESTDFDPYLILVAPNGQKIAENNNTSQNNPTAVIRGRLNRDGVYRVIVNAANSGGQGRYSLTIR; translated from the coding sequence ATGAGTAGCAAATATCTACGTTTTGGAACTTCGGGAATATTAGCTGCGATCGCTGCTATTGGTGTTAATGGTATTAATGCGATCGCACCAGTTGACCTGCTAGACTCATCCCACTTTAGCAATCCACAGTCAAACAACGCCTTTGCCCAAGACGCTGATGAGCAAGTTAATATCCGCGTTTATAAACGTGCCAGTCCTGCGGTAGTATCTGTCAGTGCTGGTAACGCTACGGGTAGCGGCAGCATTATTAGCTCAGATGGTTTGGTATTAACTAATGCCCATGTTGTGCAAAACGCTCGTAGCACTCTCACCGTAATTTTGGCAGATGGTCGGCGTTTGCCAGCAGATATTGTTGCTTTTGGTAACAACGGACTAGACTTAGCGGTTCTTAAAATTCGTGGGCAGAAAAATTTACCTACTATTAGCTTTGCTCGTTCAAATTCTGTACAAGTAGGTCAACGAGCATTTGCTATAGGTAATCCCTTTGGTCAATTTCAGGGAACTTTTACCACTGGTATTGTCAGCCGGATAGATCAACAGCGCGGTTTGATTCAAACAGATGCCGCAATTAATCCTGGCAATTCTGGAGGGCCACTGCTCAATGGTCAGGGAGAATTAATTGGTGTCAATACGGCAATTTTTACCAATGGTAATACAGGCGGTAACATTGGTCTAGGCTTTGCGATCTCAACTGACCGCATTCAACCTTTCTTGACCGCAGTACGTCAAGGAACTGCGGCTCGCACTGCTCAAAGGGCGCAACCAACTACTGGTAGTCAAACAGCTAAGGCACTGCCTTTAAATGGCGCTACGATTAGAGGATTTTTGGGTAAAGGCAATAATATTTTACCAGTCGATAATAGCTTTTTTGAAATCTACAGCTTTCAAGGTCAAGCTGGTCAACGGGTACAAATTGATATGGTGAGTCAAGAGATTGACCCATTTTTAATTCTTATTGCGCCTAACCGTAGTCAATTAGCTCAGGATGATAATGGTGGGGGTAGTAAAAATGCCAGAATTGTTGGAAAGCTACCAATAGCGGGGACTTACTTCGTAATTGCTAACTCTTATAAAGGAGGGCAAGCTGGTAATTACCAAATCCGAGGAATAGCAAATGCGGGTACTGCTACTAATCAAGTGCAGCCGCAAGGCTCAATTTTGCGACAAACAGGCATTTTAGGATCTGATGCGCCCAGGCTACCGGATGGCAGCCCCTACAGAGCATATTCCTTCCAAGGTCGCGCTGGTCAAGCTGTGACTATTACATTGGAAAGCACTGATTTTGATCCATATCTAATTTTGGTTGCGCCGAATGGTCAAAAGATTGCTGAAAATAATAACACCAGCCAAAACAATCCTACTGCTGTAATCAGGGGTAGGTTAAACCGTGATGGTGTATATCGCGTGATTGTTAATGCTGCTAATTCTGGGGGGCAAGGCAGATATTCGCTGACAATTCGTTAA
- a CDS encoding TolB family protein encodes MCLLIYLKKQVRSNVETFHRTSLHLYIIVLSLSLTACINTQLFNPPQILTGGINSRMPDEYPAYSSDGRYLAFASDRNNNRDIFLYDLQEKRLVDLPNLNRRDSSQDQPALSADGRFIAYVSTERGKTDILVYDRQTQSPQLLTANGRSSVRHPTITGDGRYVAFETSELGQWHIAVVDRGNVAGE; translated from the coding sequence ATGTGCCTACTTATATACCTTAAAAAACAGGTGCGGTCAAATGTAGAGACGTTCCATAGAACGTCTCTACATTTATATATAATTGTGCTTTCTCTGAGTCTCACTGCCTGTATTAATACGCAACTGTTTAATCCGCCACAAATCCTTACCGGAGGCATTAATAGCCGAATGCCGGATGAGTATCCAGCCTATAGCAGTGATGGCAGATATTTAGCCTTTGCTTCTGACCGCAATAACAATCGAGACATTTTTTTATACGACTTACAGGAAAAGCGTCTGGTAGATTTACCTAATCTTAATCGGCGTGATTCTAGCCAGGATCAACCTGCTTTAAGTGCGGATGGTCGGTTTATTGCTTATGTTTCTACAGAGCGTGGCAAAACAGATATTTTAGTTTATGACCGACAAACTCAAAGTCCGCAATTGCTTACTGCTAACGGTCGTAGTTCAGTGCGTCATCCGACAATTACAGGCGATGGACGTTATGTAGCTTTTGAAACTAGCGAGTTAGGTCAATGGCACATTGCTGTTGTAGATCGAGGCAATGTCGCTGGAGAATGA
- a CDS encoding TolB family protein — MNHEKALNIVNKSNFFVFRLDNSRFILFLSVIIAGLLSSCTASSRLLNFPFDPGGRSLNSPGAELKPQIADRYIVFISDRRGRQDVYLFDALEQRLVDLPGLNSLDAIADDPSVSEDGRYIVFTANRQGKSGIYLYDRELRQLRNLTENIAAEVRNPTISADGSAIAFESSANGQWDIVIYDRAGQAINVPTYIP, encoded by the coding sequence ATGAATCATGAAAAGGCATTAAATATAGTTAATAAAAGTAATTTTTTTGTTTTTAGACTTGACAATTCACGCTTCATACTTTTTTTATCTGTTATCATTGCTGGTTTGTTGAGCAGTTGTACGGCTTCAAGTCGCTTGTTAAATTTTCCTTTTGATCCAGGGGGACGGAGTTTAAATAGTCCTGGGGCTGAGTTAAAACCTCAAATTGCCGATCGCTATATTGTGTTTATTTCGGATCGTCGTGGTAGGCAGGATGTATATTTATTTGATGCTCTAGAACAGAGGTTAGTGGATCTTCCAGGGCTAAATTCCCTCGATGCGATCGCAGATGATCCCTCTGTTTCTGAAGACGGTCGTTATATTGTTTTTACTGCTAACCGTCAGGGAAAATCTGGAATTTATTTATATGACCGAGAGTTACGTCAATTACGAAATCTTACAGAAAATATAGCAGCAGAAGTTCGCAATCCCACAATTAGTGCAGATGGTAGTGCGATCGCTTTTGAATCTAGTGCTAACGGTCAGTGGGATATTGTAATTTATGATCGTGCTGGTCAAGCTATAAATGTGCCTACTTATATACCTTAA
- a CDS encoding chlorophyll a/b-binding protein has product MNTESNPPNQPAPTENFNQPEPAFGWTAYAEQINGRFAMVGFVGLLILEFFTRQDFFTWLGLR; this is encoded by the coding sequence ATGAATACAGAATCTAATCCACCCAATCAACCAGCACCCACAGAGAATTTCAATCAACCGGAACCCGCTTTTGGTTGGACTGCTTATGCAGAGCAAATAAACGGTCGTTTTGCAATGGTAGGTTTTGTGGGTTTATTAATACTAGAATTTTTTACCCGTCAAGACTTTTTTACTTGGCTAGGTTTGCGTTAG